A window of the Coprobacter fastidiosus genome harbors these coding sequences:
- a CDS encoding alcohol dehydrogenase, translated as MLAYTYIEHGKFKLLEKPRPEIRDSRDAIIRVTLSSICTSDLHIKHGSVPRAIPGITVGHEMVGVVEQIGADVLSVKPGDRVTVNVETFCGECFFCRHGYVNNCTDPNGGWALGCRIDGGQAQYVRVPFADQGLNRIPDTVSDEQALFVGDILATGFWATRISEISEEDTVLIIGAGPTGICTLLCTMLKKPQRIIVCEKSPDRIHFVREHYPNILITEPENCKEFVLQNSDHGGADVVLEVAGSENTFRLAWECARPNAIVTVVALYDKPQILPLPYMYGKNLTFKTGGVDGCDCAEILTLIEKGKIDTTPLITHRFPLTEIEKAYHIFENREDGVIKVAISSKTETN; from the coding sequence ATGCTTGCATATACCTATATTGAACACGGAAAATTCAAATTGTTGGAAAAGCCAAGACCAGAAATAAGAGACTCCCGCGATGCAATCATCCGTGTGACTCTTAGCAGTATTTGCACCAGTGATCTACATATCAAACACGGAAGTGTACCACGTGCAATTCCCGGCATAACTGTCGGACATGAAATGGTAGGCGTTGTTGAACAAATAGGCGCTGACGTATTATCAGTCAAACCCGGTGACAGAGTCACGGTAAATGTTGAAACTTTCTGCGGTGAATGTTTTTTCTGCCGACACGGATATGTCAACAACTGTACCGATCCCAATGGGGGTTGGGCTTTGGGATGTCGCATCGACGGAGGTCAGGCCCAGTATGTCAGAGTACCGTTTGCCGATCAAGGATTGAATCGTATCCCTGATACAGTCAGTGACGAACAGGCATTATTCGTCGGAGATATTCTTGCCACAGGCTTTTGGGCAACCCGTATTTCAGAAATTTCTGAAGAAGATACGGTACTCATCATTGGAGCAGGTCCTACGGGAATTTGTACTCTACTCTGCACAATGCTAAAAAAACCGCAACGTATCATTGTTTGTGAGAAATCCCCTGACAGGATTCATTTTGTCCGTGAACATTACCCTAATATACTGATAACAGAACCTGAAAATTGTAAGGAGTTTGTTCTCCAAAACAGTGATCACGGGGGAGCTGATGTCGTATTGGAAGTAGCAGGCAGTGAAAATACTTTTCGTCTGGCATGGGAATGTGCCCGTCCCAATGCTATCGTCACGGTCGTAGCCCTTTATGATAAACCGCAAATACTACCCTTACCTTATATGTACGGAAAAAATCTAACTTTTAAGACAGGAGGAGTGGACGGATGCGACTGTGCCGAGATTCTTACTTTGATAGAAAAAGGGAAAATAGATACAACCCCACTTATTACCCACCGATTTCCTTTGACTGAAATAGAAAAGGCCTACCACATTTTCGAGAATCGGGAAGACGGAGT